The region AGTTGTGGCAATGGTGACAACTAAGAATAGTCGATACTCGCAAGAAGTTAGTAGAGGCAAGTGGGGTAAAATCTGGTGGTAGGCTTAAAAGGGTAACAGTGGTAAGTAGGCACGATATGAGagtttaggttttttttttttttttgatccaCATAACCTAAAATTGGGTTAATACATAAGGTCTTTAGATTATTAAGAAATGTAGTTTTTAGCTCccttaactaaaattttaacatattcactcattcaattatttttttttcatcaccTTAAATCTTTGGCGTTAATCTCTATTAAAATGTGAATTACATACACGTTACAAGCATGTAAATAAAACTTATGGTGACGAAAAAAGTAATTGAATGAAGAAGTATGCTAAAATTTTAGTTGAACGGataaaaatcacattttttaatagttCAAAGATCCCCTAACCTATTAAgtcttttatatattatatatacatatataaacatatataaatattatatatccTGTTAAATAAGGCATTTTGATGTTATAAAACATTGTCAATAAagtaaggttcaaaatatctttttatattttactcaaaaataaaaaatttatgcaaatatgatttaaaatacattttttttgtttacacaTGCATAATACAAGATATACTCATAATCTCTGAACCATtctaaacattatttatatatgtgtaatatggtattttaaattgttttgaCAAAAAAGACAGGATATTAGATAAAAACCCCTGCCCTGCCCTACAGGATGTGGTACAAAGTATTGGGATTTGAAGTTGAGAACAAGGCAATGCTGTCTTGCTCTGTTGCCAATACTATATTTGActattcttaaaatataataaacaatTTAACCccaaaactaaaatattataacTTATGTCCCCTATTAATATCTACTATCTACAAATATTACCACTGGGTTTTAGGTGCAGTCATGGATATTATTTTGCTTTAAAATTTTGCATGCTTTTTAATTGATTATGACATTCACATATTTGGAAATTTACAAATTTACCACCACGAACTCTTCCGCAAAGTGAATGAATATTCCAAATACGATTCCAAGAAAAGCAACTGTATCTGTATATAAAATTGGGGGGGCAAATGACATAAGTCTATAAAGCTCTTTAGAATTGAAGGAGTTGTGGAATTTACTTATCTCTGTGTCTTTCTTTACATTTCGAAATAGAAACAGAGCCAGCCAGCCAGTCAGCCATGTTAGAAGCTCCAGAAACAGAACGGAACAGAGCTTGTATACAACATTCAGATAGAAGACGAGGAAGCTAAGGTTTTTCACAAAATACACGTCCCAATTCCTCAGGGATGTGGGTGACAAATTAGAACCAGATTCCCCAGCCATATCACCCCATTGCCACACACTTCACAAGCCACCATCCAATCAATCGATGGAAAGGTCTAGGGTTTAGGCTTAGTTTTCTTGTAGCACTAGCAAGGAATCCAGCAACTCctctttcttccattttctcatCCCATGTTTACTCCTAGAAGAAGTCCAGGAAAACAGAAAGCGTAGATAGAAAATCAGAATCATGTGCGGCATTCCTCGGAACCCATATGTGCCTTGTGATTAAGTTACTCTTGACGTACCTCAGACGGGCCTAGTGATGAGGAGCTCGAGCTTGCTTCTGGTAATGTGTTGGATATTCTTGCTTCTGATTTCTCGTTCGAGTAACTAGCAGATGAGAGAATGTAGAGAATGTCAGAAATAACTTGGCTGGAACAGCCCACCGatgatagaaaagaaaaaaacataatgagaaaaatgagatgCCTAGTTATGGTAATCATATGCGCAGCTGCTGATACATGGACAAAATATCATTGGTAAGAATGATTGCCACTCTCAAGTTGCACATGTGAATACAGGAACCTGTTCAAGTGGTCCTCAAACAATCCCCCGGCCACAATAATTGGTTTCCCATACAACCTACAGCTCAACTACATGTATTCGATCTCCACCATTGACTATTTCAGGAATTATCTCTGGCCAAGAAGAATAATAAGAGCTACAATTCATCAAAGTAATTTTATTCTCTCCTTCACAACCTTCAATCTTACCCCCTCCCATAGGCCGATCAAGGCTCACCTGAGGGCACCTTGCTCTATGAGGCGCACACCTAGGCTCTAGGGCATGCACCCTACCATGAGGAGCTAGGCGCATGCCTTTTGTGCCtatgtcataattttttttgtttttgttcttgtttttttatAGACTTGTTAAAATCTACTAGTAATAACCAGaaaaaaaactgaaagaaatttGACAAAACAATAGAGCACCCAATTAGCTATGTAAAAATTTGCACCTCACGTCCAAAAGGCTTGTGCCTATGCCTTACACCTCACGCCTAGGCTCCAAGCACTCTTGCACATCAGTGCACTTtgagcctttgacaactatgcccCCTCACTCTCATGCTTGCCTATATAACAGTGCATATGCCAAAGATTGGAATTTTTATAGCAATATGCGTCTTGAAAAAGACACAAAGCAGGGAGTCTCGTACACTAAGAATgcctttttttatatatatatattcccaaagGAGCAGGAGAATGGTGACCCCTCCTCTCACCAAAGGTAATAAGTTCCCATGAATTCATCAATTTTGGCTTGTATAACTTCACAAGCCAGAATCAAGAATCCATAATTTTAGTTCTAAGCAGTAATATTAGCAAGATTGGATACTCTTATCTACCAATGCAACCATCAATATATGGTTTCTCAAGAGAGAACTGAATTTAAAATGGCAATGGAAATCCTGAATTATTACTTACGTTGAAAGAATTGTCACCCAAATGAGCTCTACACAGTCAACCCAAAGCAGCCTCTGTTCCACAGGGATCACGCCATAGGTAATAAGATGAGCAAATGGCCAAAGCTTCCACCCAGCCTGGGAATAACCCGAATCCACAACATTGTTAGATATATAATAACACAGAtgaaaggcaaaagaaaaaaagaaaaaagaaaagccaGTTTCATATAAGAATGAAATCCCTAGACCAATCTTAGAATGTATTGCAGGCatcagaagaaagaaaatgtccCTCCATCTTTTCTACAACCAATCTTAGCATTTAGTACATGCAAGCCAGAATGAAAATATCTTCCCATCTTTTTCTACAACTGTCCAAAAAGAATCATTAATCCATTTAGGCGTGAATCTATTTCAGGAACATCAACTAAAATTTAGACGTCAGCTGAACTTTccaattaatgttaaaatttaaaacaacacAGCTCATGTAGATAAATAGAACTGTTGTCCCTTTACCCCATATATGCTTATAGCAAAGAAAGGTAGGACACCATTGCAATGCTATTCCTTCAGAAAAGCAATATAAAGTTTCTGTAGACTCCAACATTCCATCCCTTTCAAAATAATGTCAGTCTAAACAAAACTGCAATCTAAACAAGTTCAAAAAACCAATTTGGACCATAGATTAGTTATAGAGTTCAAATACATTATAACCGTGCAAATTATATAGTGCATGCCACTAAAGAAATTATTGTTTTCAAATGAAATGTTGCTCCAAGCATGATAGTCTTTCTAAGATGGGTAGACAAGAAAAAAAGTGGTCATAGAGAAGCTGGTCAAGTAGCAGTCCTAGGTCTGTCTGAATGCATACAACCAACCACAAATAGAGAAACTGATGGAATAAATATTGGATGCCCAAAGTTCAAACAGAAACCACCCATAATCAAACAGACAAACCAAAGTATTAAAGCTCAAATAATTCACAGACATGTAATGAACAGCCACTGAACAAAACTCAAACTGATTACCAAATCAAGGTTCACGGATCCACTCAAATTGGCTGTTTTGGGTGTTTGCAACATCTCTTTTTATGTAAAATCACCTCTGTAAATTGGCTTAGTCCATTCAAAAAGCCCTTTTGCTAAAACATCTACAACCTTATCAAACATTCTAATCGGATTGCTACTATTGTTGATTTCATGCCCCAACTCCTCAATCTTCTTAATTTGACCCTAACATTTACTTTCATGACTCGTAATTATATACCAGTAATTCTGTTCATGAAGTGCCAGCTCAGAGGCCTAACAGAGTGAATGCCCCATGAGCATTCTATCTGGTGTGTGTAACTAAGGATATCTACAAGGTTCAACAAACATTAGAGGAGTGCACAAAGTACCAAAATCCAATGAATCCAGGTCCacaaaatgcatttttcattgAATAATGCACATCCTTACTGCCCATCCCCTTTGCATACAGATAAAATATGCAAGTCAAAAAGAAGTCTTCAGTCAGGAATGGAAACAAGATATAAGTAGAAGAGAAGAAGTCCTTACAGTTAACATAGGCCAGAAAGTTGCCttcaattcattaaaaatactaaGTGGTGATTCAAGGCGCAAGAATCCTAGAACAGTATAATAAATGCTGTTCCAAACAGCAGCCCATACAGTTTGATCAAAGACTACTTTAGCAGGAACAACCCACCAATCTTGAAAAGGGAAAAGATCCTGAAAAATAGAACATATTGTTTTATGTTCCATAAATAGATTAAATTATATGTCCTGAACAGTTGAGTATTAAATAATTGACAGCATCACAGTTACCTCACAGAACTGGTAATAATAATGAGAAAGGGATCCATGCAAAGTAAAGCCAACAAGGCCTGATCTGAGCATCCGCACTCTATCAAATTCAAAAAGTGGTTTTCCTTCAACGCACTGCATATTCATCAGACATAATTCAATTCACGTTGGTAAAAATTTAGAATGAACAAACTATGGTGATAGTGGTTAACTTAGAAACACCAACTAACCTGCGCAATCCAATCCCCTAAAGAGTAAACAACTCCACTTATTGCCATTTTTGCTAGAACTGGGTTTGTTTTCAAAGCTGCCTCATAAGCACTCCAGTTATGTTGAGGTGCATATCTCAAGATCTCATATATTGTCCATCCCTATGAGAGACAGAAAATCAGTTCTTGCACATAGTATGGGATGATAATTATCTAAAAGTGACTAGATAATAAGGCGAAGAAATGCATTTGAAAAGAAACTATCATACCCTAACACACATACAATGAACAAAAGCTGCGGCTCAGGGTGTCAACTAGAGAAACTCCACAATCTTTAAACCAGAAAAGTGAGATCCCTAAATTTGTGAGCATACGGATATGTGTCTACAATTATAGAACATGCACAATCATATTTGTGTTCACATAGAATAGTTATCAATAGTTTCATTTCATGCCAACAATATTCATACAGAATAGTTATCAATAGTTTCATTTCTTGCCAACAAACATGAAACTGTATAAACACTTCATCAATAAGACCCATAATCAAGGCCCAAGGATTAAAATGCTTACAAACTGTCAAGTTCCAAATAAATCCTCTCACATCCTAATGAAGTTACTCCAAAAAAATGACCTGATTTTTTAACAGTTCCTGTCATTAAGGAATTCCCAAATTTAAGCCCTATGTTTATAGGATATTTCTAACTACCTTAacctcttttttg is a window of Diospyros lotus cultivar Yz01 chromosome 10, ASM1463336v1, whole genome shotgun sequence DNA encoding:
- the LOC127811910 gene encoding uncharacterized protein LOC127811910; its protein translation is MAAAVSSIAPQRLLSLPRPKPIPKPVFSPLKGSPKIFPRNKQRDWAVVGSVTEELDVIPVQSRDSTDQPDGVASGTEREVEGGEFHGFGGSEGRLSFEGAGEFHGFSSSASSSMGGVDGKGEEEQEDVDKLIDRAINATIVLAAGSFAITKLLTIDHDYWHGWTIYEILRYAPQHNWSAYEAALKTNPVLAKMAISGVVYSLGDWIAQCVEGKPLFEFDRVRMLRSGLVGFTLHGSLSHYYYQFCEDLFPFQDWWVVPAKVVFDQTVWAAVWNSIYYTVLGFLRLESPLSIFNELKATFWPMLTAGWKLWPFAHLITYGVIPVEQRLLWVDCVELIWVTILSTYSNEKSEARISNTLPEASSSSSSLGPSEE